CGGTTCCCGGTGAGGGGTCAGGCCCTCAGGTGCAGCCGCCTCGGGAGGGGCAGGGCCGCGCTTCAGCCCTCACCTATGAAGCGGGCGGTCCTTGTGCCCTTAGCAGCAACTGGCACACCAGCACAGTTAGGAGAACCCCCCAGAACTTCTCCTGCAGCCCTGGGATGCAGCACCTCCCCCGGCAGCTGCCACGTCCCAGACTGGAGCCATTTACTCTCGCCTTGGTGCTCCCCCCTCCTAGCCTCTCACTCCTGAGTCTGACCATCCTCTGTCTGTGGCTGccccactgccccctgccccaccactgGCCCAGCCCTCAGCGTCTCCCCTGTTTTTGTTGggcctgtgtctcccttgctcccttCCCCTCACCAGACCAGGCCCCCCCGTCCCACCCCTTTCCCGGCAGCCCTGTTGCCCCTGCACTCGCCTCAAGCCGCCGCTGGCCTCCTGGGGGTCTTCTGACTGCACCTCACTCCTTCCTGCCCGAGACTTGGTggccctctgtccccctgtcttcACCTCACCCCCAGAGTCAGCCCAGCCCCTCTGACACACTCACCCCAGCGGTAAATGTGTCCCTCCCGGTGTCTTCCCGCTAGACAACTGCACGTGGAAATAGCCAGTCTCCTTTAGGGCTGTGTCCCTCGCGCCTTGCGGTTTGTCAGGGTGGGTTGGATGAGTGagtctccattttgcagatgaacaaaccaaggcacagaggggagggtcTGGGGTTGGACTCCACTGCAGGCCTCTCCTGCCTTGGTCCTTCCCCTTACCGTGAGAGCCTTCCCAACTGGGGGTCTAGTGATCCTGTTGAGGGAGCTAGCCTCACCCTTGACCCCCTTGGCTCTGGTCACTCGGGCCCCAGTACCTGGGGTAGCTTCGTTTTGGCAGCCTTGGGAATTGGGTTGGGGGTGCCAGGCCCCTGGAGCGGGCTCTCTGGGCTGCGTCCTTTGCCTCcacttggtgcctcagtttctcttatCCACACACAGAGGGCCAGCTCCTAGCCCATGTGGTATTGAGTTTGAACTCCTGAAGGAAGGTGCTGCCTTCTGGCGGTGGAGTCGCTGTCCCTGTCTCCCCCCGGGATTGCCTTAAATTGTTTTTCCTGGGGGTGACAGTGATTTTGATGAGGACAAGGAAGCAGAGGGCATAGCTAAGGGAAATCACAAGTGTCAGTGCCCACAGAGACCCTGATTTGAATCTTGTCCCTACTGTTTACTCAGCAATGACCTTGAGACTGTTTGTAACATCCCCCCGTGGCCTCAGTTTTCCCGTCTAAAAATTGGGAGTATGAAATCAGCCCCGTGGGTTTGCTAAGAGGATTCAGAGAACTCCTGTAGGTCACCAACTGTCAGCTCTTTGGTGGCCCGggtgctgggaggggcagggcctgcCAGTGTCTCCCTCAGGGTCCACCACAGGTAGCAGCTTGCACAATCGGGTCGGCCTTAACCAACATCTGTTTCCAAATGGAGAAGCAGAGATTTGGAGTTCCTGCCTTCAGGAACAAGTTGGTCCTAGAGCCAGGACTTACCCATGGGCGCATGGCTGCTTCTGTTGTCCTCTTGGTACCTGGTGTTACCACAGTTCCACTGCGTCCCAGGGTTCAGCCCGTGGAAGCAGCTCAGAGTGGACTCGCTAGTgaatgaaaaatgtgaaagaagCAGGCGAGCTAATCTGAGAATGAGGGGAAACAGCTGGGGGCTCTAGTTGGtacctgccccagggcctttgcacaccgACTTTCTTCCTTCTCACCAGCTGGACTCTTCTCATACTCACCCAGCCCATTCAGGACCACTCCCTTCTATATTCCATAGAATTGCAGGGGACTCACTTTTACCATGGGTACAGTTATAAAGCCGCCTTGTCCTTCAGTGCCCTTTTATGAGTGCCCTTAGAGCACTGGACATACCCATCCCACCCCACCAGTTCTGGGTTGGAATGTGCTGGCATGTGCACTGATGGAATCGGCTGTGATGCAGAAGTTCCcatttgagaggtgcctgggcCTCCCTGAGAAGGGCCACAGTTTCTTAAATTGGCATTTCTATCCCCCTCTAGCACTTTGGGGTTAATTTTCACAAGTTAGACGTGTATGATACGATTTCACGCATTTTacgtcttttaaaatattacctattTTTGTAAGTAGGTGTAGTACGATCACCAGGTTCAAAATTCAAGACTCAGGAGTGTTCGTGGCAAGtttctcatgtcttctgcccagaAGAAACCGGTCCTGTggattcttatttctttatttgagcTTTATTGAGATACCCATACCATGAAgttcatttaaagtgtacaactccATGGTTTTCactacaggtgacccttgaacaacgagttgagatgcggggggggggggtgcggagtCGAAAGCCCATGCATAAtctttgactccccaaaaacttaacagcctactgttggccggaagccttaccgataatGAAAACAGTCcattaacacatactttgtataaGTAGTCTatactatgttctttttttttttttttttttagtgtttattttatttttgagagagagagagagtgagtctgggaggtgcagagagggagacacagaatccaaagcaggctccaggctctgagctgtcagcacagaaccagatgcgggggctcgaacccatgaacgggagatcatgacctgagctgaagttggacgcttaactggctaagccacctaggcgcccctactgTGTTCTTAcgataaagtaagctagagaaaaaaaaaaaatgttaactaagaaaatcatcaggaaggggcacctggctggctctgtcagaggagcatgcgactcttgatctctgggtcatgagtctgagccccactaCTTGGGCGTagtgattacttaaaagaaaataaaatcataaggcAGGGAAAATAACATTTATGGTACTGAGCCGTGTTGAAGAAattctgtgtataagtggacccacacagttcagaCGTATGTTATTCAAAGATCACAATTGCTTATTCAGAGTTGTGCACACATCCCCACAATTTTAGACCATTTTACATTACGGCAAGAAGAAACACTGCATTCTTCTGCTCACCAACCCCCCCACCTTGCCAGCTCTGAATTTGCCTGTTTTGGAGATTCTGTATACATGGGATCATGtaagagtgcctggctggctcagtcagcagagcccgtgactcttgatctcagttttgtggattcgagccccacgttgggtgtagagattacttctgATCTTTTAgctaaataagtaaatgaaagaacCCATCCATACATAAAATCATATAATACACAGGTCTTTTGTCTGCCTTCTTGCATTcagcgtaatgttttcaaggttcacccatatCATAGCCTGTATCCATGTTTGTTCctttatatggctgaataatattccgttgtatgacTGGACCATGTTTTAtgtatccactcatcagttgacggacatttgggtttcCACCTCTTTGGCGGTTGTGAACGGTGCACAGGACTTTCTGTGGATCTAGGTGtttgtttctcttgggtataaTTCtaaggaatggaattgctgggtcatatggtaactccgtgtttaatcatttgaggagctgccagactTTTTCCATAGcaactgcaccattttgcatccccaccagcagcgTAGGAGGATTCCGatctcatccttgccaacacttgtctgtcttttttattccaTCCAGCCCCGTTGGTATGAAATGGTGTTTCACTGTGGTTTGGGCTCGCGTAGTTACCCTGACGACTAGTGATGTTCTCCCGCGCGCTTTCGGGGTTTCTTGAGTaggttattcattcattcatcaaacggTGATTGGGGGTCACGTGCTCAGCCCCGTGGACGCAGTGTGAAAAATCAGACAGCCCTGGCCTCTCGGTGTTTTGACGCCAGTGCCCTTCGCTAGGGGTTGCCCTATCTGTGCGTGTCGTAATGGTGATGCTTAAGGCTCACAGACGCTCACCGTGTTCGCTCATTTCAAATTCAGGCACATACGTGTAAGTGTGCGTTTGCCCTCCTGTCTGCAAGGGACGNNNNNNNNNNccccccccccccccccgcccccgcacagCTGCCGCCATGGCCCAGACCCTGCAGATGGAGATCCCGAACTTCGGCAACAGCATTCTGGAGTGTCTGAACGAGCAGCGGCTGCAGGGCCTGTACTGTGACGTGTCCGTGGTGGTCAAGGGCCACGCCTTTAAGGCCCACCGGGCCGTGCTGGCCGCCAGCAGCTCCTACTTCCGGGACCTGTTCAACAGCAGCCGGAGCGCGGTGGTGGAGCTGCCGGCTGCCGTGCAGCCCCAGTCCTTCCAGCGGATCCTCAGCTTCTGCTACACAGGCCGGCTGAGCATGAACGTGGGGGACCAGTTCCTGCTCATGTACACGGCCGGCTTCCTGCAGATCCAGGAGATCATGGAGAAGGGCACCGAGTTCTTCCTCAAGGTGAGCTCCCCCAGCTGCGACTCCCAGGGCCTGCACGCCGAGGAGGCCCCATCGTCCGAGCCCCAGAGCCCCGTGGCCCAGACGTCGAGCTGGCCGGCCTGTGGCACCCCGCTGCCCCTCGTGTCCCGCGTCAAGACGGAGCAGCAGGAGTCGGACTCCGTGCAGTGCACGCCCGTGGCCAAGCGGCTGTGGGACAGCGGCGGCAGTGGCGGTGGCAACGGCAGCCGCAAGATGGCCAAGTTCTCCACGCCAGACCTGGCTGCCAACCGGCCGCCCCAGCAGGCCCCGGTGGTGGCGGCGGCACAGCCCGCCGGGGTGGCNNNNNNNNNNNNNNNNNNNNNNNNNNNNNNNNNNNNNNNNNNNNNNNNNNNNNNNNNNNNNNNNNNNNNNNNNNNNNNNNNNNNNNNNNNNNNNNNNNNNNNNNNNNNNNNNNNNNNNNNNNNNNNNNNNNNNNNNNNNNNNNNNNNNNNNNNNNNNNNNNNNNNNNNNNNNNNNNNNNNNNNNNNNNNNNNNNNNNNNNNNNNNNNNNNNNNNNNNNNNNNNNNNNNNNNNNNNNNNNNNNNNNNNNNNNNNNNNNNNNNNNNNNNNNNNNNNNNNNNNNNNNNNNNNNNNNNNNNNNNNNNNNNNNNNNNNNNNNNNNNNNNNNNNNNNNNNNNNNNNNNNNNNNNNNNNNNNNNNNNNNNNNNNNNNNNNNNNNNNNNNNNNNNNNNNNNNNNNNNNGGGGGGCGGcagccgcggcggcggcggcggcggccgcggcggcggcaGGGGGCGTGGTGAGCGGGCCCAGCACGTCAGAGCGGACCAGCCCAGGCACCTCGAGTGCCTATACCAGCGACAGCCCCGGCTCCTACCACAacgaggaggatgaggaggaggatgcCGGCGAGGAGGGCACGGACGAGCAGTACCGGCAGATCTGCAACATGTACACCATGTACAGCATGATGAACGTCGGCCAGACAGGTGAGgtgcctgccctgccctcccgccccagtccccgcccccccccccgccccccgcccgccccccccgcGTGCTGCTCTCTGCCCCCCGAAGCCGAGAAGGTGGAGGCCCTCCCTGAGCAGGTGGCCCCCGAGTCTCGGAATCGCATCCGGGTGCGGCAAGACCTGGCGTCTCTCCCGGCCGAGCTCATCAACCAGATCGGCAACCGCTGCCACCCCAAGCTCTACGACGAGGGGGACCCCTCCGAGAAGCTGGAGCTGGTGACAGGTGGGCCAGCGTCACTTCCTCCCCAGAACCCCCCTTTCCTCGCCCACGTCCGCCCTCTGAGCCAGCGCCCCTGGCCCGCTGTTTAGGAGCCACACTTGGGATCTGACTCCAGCCCCGCCGCCACCGCTGGCCGTGTCTTGGGGCAGCTGACACCCCTTGGTGTTGATTCGTCCCAAAGGCCGGCCTCCAGGCTTCTGCCCCAGAGGCTGGTATAATCGTGGGTCGGCACTGTTGGCCACGCGGGTGGATGAGCGGCTTCTTAGGGTGGTTTGGGGGTTACCTGATACGGTGGCTAAGCATCTCGGCTCTTGGAGGCAGGGTGCCTTGGCGTGAGCTTCCACTGCCTGTTCTTTTTGATGCCCAGGTGGTTGTGTGGGCAAAAGCCCCCCGTGTGCAAGCAGGGCCCGGCATGTTCTAGGTGCCCCGCGCACAGCGGCACCACCATCTGTCCTCGCCTGACCGCTGACGAGGCCACGCCGGGGCGAGTTGTCAGGGAGCGTCTTGGCCGGGCCCAGGCCGGGGCCCGGCCAAGTGGGGAACGTGGCAGTTTGGGGCCCCCCGGCCAccctcctgctccccactccAGGCACCAATGTGTACATCACGAGGGCACAGCTCATGAACTGCCACGTCAGCGCGGGCACGCGGCACAAGGTCCTGCTGCGGCGCCTCCTGGCCTCCTTCTTTGACCGGTGAGGCCCTCGCAGAGCccggctggaggggaggggggccgcCCCATACCCCCTGCCACGGGCGGCCTGACTCCCCTCCTCCGTGCCCTCCACCCCAGGAACACGCTGGCCAACAGCTGTGGCACCGGCATCCGCTCTTCCTCCAACAACCCCAGCCGCAAACCGCTGGACAGTCGCGTCCTTCACGCTGTCAAGTGTGAGTCTCTggaggggcggggcccggggcaGGCGGATGGTCCTCTTCCGCGTTGGCCCTGACAGATGGGTGGGGTTTGGGGTCAAGATTCTGAGGCTCGATCTAGGCCTGTGGGGAAGAAGGCTGTGACTGGATAGAGATTTCCCCGTAGTGAGGGGCGGGGGGCACTGGAGGTCAGCCTGTGTCagctgtgggggtgggagtgCGGGGGGAGGGGTCCTCGGGGAGTCATGGGAGTGGTGCAGCAGCCAGGCCCCAGCCAGCTGTCGGGAGAGAAGTCCGGGTTTTCGTGTGGAATCTCGCAGTTCCTAAATTCTGGCAAATGACCCAGACTTTTCAAGAGCCCCGGGCCGTCCTCTCAAACCCCACACACGGCCGAGCCCAGTCAGGCATGGGGTCGACTGACGTCGTGGCTCGCGAGTTCCTCCGTTCCGCCACCTCTGAGGGGGGTTCGGGGCTGCCCTGGGCGTGTGTTTGGGAAGCAAGGAGCAGCGTGGCCGCGTGGCTGCTGGCAGTGTGAGCGGCCGGGGCCGCACTCTGCCTGAGCCCCGCTCTGTCTGTGCCCTCGCAGACTACTGCCAGAACTTTGCTCCCAACTTCAAGGAGAGTGAGATGAACGCCATCGCAGCCGACATGTGCACCAACGCCCGCCGCGTCGTGCGGAAAAGCTGGATTCCCAAGCTCAAGGTGCTCATGGCGGAGGGCGATGCCTACACCACCTTCATCAGCGACACGGGCAAGATCGAGCCGGACATGATGGGCGTGGAGCACAGCTTCGAGACGGCCAGCCACGACGGCGAGGCCGGCCCCTCGGCCGAGGCCCTCCAGTAACTACCACCGGACCCTCCCCGCGgggccgtccccccccccccccccccccccccccccccgtcacgcCCACCTACCATCTTGGTCACGAGCtactgtctgtccctccccaggaCCCGCGGGGGGCGCTGCATgctcccagcccctctgcctccccGTCCCACTCTCTGACCCCAATCCGAGAGGGCTGGGAGAGGGCAGCGGCCGGTGCGAGCTCTGCACTGCCTTCCCTAGCACACTCGGGCGCCGTCAGGGGGGCTCCTGCTCCCCCTCTCCTAACCCCTAGCAGTGGTCTCCCCACTCGCCAGGCCAGGCGGGGAGGGGccggcctggggggctcaggaaggctccctccccaggccctgggctcctTGCTGCAACCTCTTGGGACTTGCGGGGGCCCCAGGGTTCTCAGGACCCCTCCTGCCACCACCTCCCAGTGCTTCCATGTTTCCAAAAGCGCCTTCCTGTCTCCCTCGTCTGTCCCTGCGCCTGGGGGCTGGGGTAGGCGAGGCTGAGGGGACTGCCCgtttcacagctgaggaaactgaggctcagagaaacttCACAACTGATCTAAGGTGGTGGGCAGTGGCGGGCCcggcgcccctctctctccccaccctgtgcCCACCTCTGTTGCCCCCACTTTTCCCCTGGGGCCTGAGTGGGGCAGGTCCCGAGTGGGAGGCTCTTGGGGAAAGACTGAGGGTCTCTGCGAATAGAACGAGAGGTTTCCTGGGCtcacagaagtgtgtgtgtgtgtgtgtgtgtgtgtgtgtgtgtgtgtgtgtagaagttTTGCTTTTAAACAAATGGATATGCGAGGCAGTAGGGCCAGGGCTAGCAGCCAGGGGAGCAGGCTGGGGGgctgctgccctccccccccccacccccacatcccacgctgcccccaccccctgtacatactttttaaagcatttttttagctAATGAAATATTGAAGTAtaagattccttttatttttcaaaccaaCGGGACTGTCTGATGTCCCCTTCAGTCCCCGGGGGACGCGGCAGGCAGGacggggtgggggatgggggcaggcTGAATGTGTGCGTGCGTGAGTGTGGAGTGTGGGTGCGCATTTCTGAGGTGGGGACCCGGCCAGGCCTCTGCTCAGGCTCCTGTGGGTCTGACCAGCTCCCCCCTTGCTCCTCTGTTCCCCAGCGGGGCTCCatttgaaggggggggggggccctggccTTGGCCTCTTGGCTGAGCCCAGCTTCTGGGGACAAGGCAGGGCCCACTTCCATTGTTAGCAGTTTGCAGAATTTTCTCTAACCATTCCTCTTTCTGTCCTCGCCCAGTGCGAGGGGGTTGTGTTTTTTTGAGTTTTACATGTGAACTCTGtggagggttctttttttttactccctGTCCCCCCACACTGGGTGTCCTTTACAATTTCACCTTTTCCTCTAGCCCTGTCCCCACTGCCTCTCGCCGCATTCTCCCCAATCTGACCAGCCCACTGCTTCCGGCAGCCTCTCCAGAGGCAGGGGGattgtgggaggtggggtgggggtcagcCCCAACCCTTGGAATCTGACTCAgaggtctcccccaccccctccagcagcCCCCACCAGTCTGTGAAGGGGTCCCCTCCTGACATctttttgtgggggtggggggggcgtctGGTCTGGCTGGGGTCCTGGCATCCCACTTTCCTGGCCTGGCCCCTGCACCTTTGCCCTCAGCCGGCCCAGTGTATGGGGGGAGTCGACGCCCCAGCTAAAGCACAAGCACCTTAGTCGCACCTCCCCCACGCCCTTGTCCTGGCTTTGACATCCCACCCCAGCATCTATCCCAAAGCACAATATCCTGGTCACTTGGCAAGCTGCCGGGCCGGCCGAGGCCAAGGGGCGGGCTGGGGCTCCAGCCAGACCCCACAAGGAAGGAGTCCCCAGGCGCTCCCCTCCTTCCAGGCCTTAGCAGGGGCCAGCTCTCTGGGACTGGggtcttctccctccccacccctttgtCCTGGAcaggcccctgcccagcccctccctgccttgtCCTCGGGTGGGGCTTGCCCCTGTCCCTCCTCCAAGCCCCTGCAGCACTGGGTTGGGTGGCAGAGCCCCTCGTTTCAGGGACCCCAGGAGGTGCCCCTGGCTCCCGGGAccgtgttggggggtggggggctgggcaggggtgcCGGGGAGGAAACTCCTCACCAGGAGAGCCAAAGACAGGGTTGTGCCTTACCCCAGGAGCCACCCCTGCGCCCCTcccgccctgccctccccacctcctgggcGGCctgctgcttttccttctctccctcccctgccctgccctgctctgaGCTGCatggtcccccccaccccgggcagccCAGGGAGGAGCACGAATGGAGAATCACCAAccaacgcaaaaaaaaaaaaaaaaaagactgtgggCCCCCCCCCTCCGCCTCCCCCGGCCGCCCACTCACCCGCCTCTTTCACGCAGGACAGACCGCCCGCCCTGTCCGTGTGAAGTGCCAACGCCCTCCCCGCCCTGGGCCGACCCCCCACTCCCCGGGCCCGTAAGTGAGATTGCACATTAACTACTGTAAGGAGAGGAGCCGCACTGGGAAATGTGAACCATGAGAATATCAGTGACACTGAGGAAAATAAACTAAACGCCTTTGTAACAGCCCTGCCGCATGCTGCTCTCTGGGGGCGCCGGGCCCAGGAAGGGACGGTCGCTGCACACTAGGGCACCGTGTGCTCAGGACATCCAGTCCAAACATCACACCTCAGAACGCCACTGTGAGGGGGGGTCCCGAGGGGGGCCCTGGGCCAGAGCCCCTGCCactgggaaacaggctccaagccaagCGGCCAATAGCTTCCACTTACGGCGGGGTGCCtggcctggctcagtcggtagagcgtgggACTCTGGATCTcaaggtcctgagttcaagccccacagtgggtatGGAGCATACTTAAGTAGCTTCCGCTTAAAACCCCCTTCTGGCCACCCTAGTATATAGACACTGGGATATATATACATCcccccccagggcagggctgttCCTACACACGCATGAGCCCTAGGTCCTACATCAGTGTCCTACAGGATCGCCTCCAAGAAGGGCCTCTGTTGAGTTGGCTGCTGGCTCCCTCCCCTTCTGTGGTCTGTttgccacccccagccccagataCACATCCTGAACACACCCACACCCTTCACGGCATCTGAGCCGTTGGGCCCACGCACGCATCAGAAGGAACACAGAAGTTGAGACGGTAAGTCCCGTTTGGTGGGCATCCTTTAAGATACCTTGAAGAGCCACAGGTTCTGAGGCTATGAAGCCAAGATGTTCTCTTGA
The Panthera uncia isolate 11264 chromosome A2, Puncia_PCG_1.0, whole genome shotgun sequence genome window above contains:
- the NACC1 gene encoding nucleus accumbens-associated protein 1: MAQTLQMEIPNFGNSILECLNEQRLQGLYCDVSVVVKGHAFKAHRAVLAASSSYFRDLFNSSRSAVVELPAAVQPQSFQRILSFCYTGRLSMNVGDQFLLMYTAGFLQIQEIMEKGTEFFLKVSSPSCDSQGLHAEEAPSSEPQSPVAQTSSWPACGTPLPLVSRVKTEQQESDSVQCTPVAKRLWDSGGSGGGNGSRKMAKFSTPDLAANRPPQQAPVVAAAQPAGVAXGAAAAAAAAAAAAAAGGVVSGPSTSERTSPGTSSAYTSDSPGSYHNEEDEEEDAGEEGTDEQYRQICNMYTMYSMMNVGQTAEKVEALPEQVAPESRNRIRVRQDLASLPAELINQIGNRCHPKLYDEGDPSEKLELVTGTNVYITRAQLMNCHVSAGTRHKVLLRRLLASFFDRNTLANSCGTGIRSSSNNPSRKPLDSRVLHAVKYYCQNFAPNFKESEMNAIAADMCTNARRVVRKSWIPKLKVLMAEGDAYTTFISDTGKIEPDMMGVEHSFETASHDGEAGPSAEALQ